The Methylopila sp. M107 genome contains the following window.
AGACCAGCGTCGAACTGCTCTTCGTCCAGCACGGCGCGCGGGAATGGCCGACCGACGCCTGAAGCCTCGCGATTACCGCTCCGTCAGCTTCAGCTCGATGCGGCGGTTCTTGCGGTAGGCGTCTTCGGTCTCGGCCGTATCGATCGGCTGGAACTCGCCGAAGCCGGCCGCGAGCAGCCGCTGCGGCGGCACGCCCTTCGAGACCAGATACTGCACCACCGCGATGGCGCGCGCGGCCGAAAGCTGCCAGTTCGACGAGAACGCGCCGCGCACCGGCCGGACGTCGGTGTGGCCGTCGACGCGCATTACCCAGTTGATGTCCGGCGGGATGTCCTTGGTGAGCTGGATCAGCGCCGTCGCCAGCTTGTCGAGTTCCGGCTTGGCGAGGTCCGACAGCTCGTCCTTGCCGGCGTCGAACAGCAGCTCCGACTGGAACACGAAGCGGTCGCCCACCACCGTCACGCCGGGTCGATCGGCCAAAATCTGGCGCAGGCGCCCGAAGAAGTCGGAGCGGTAGCGATTCAGCTCCTGCACGCGCTGGGCGAGCGCCACGTTGAGGCGCGAGCCGAGGTCGGCGATCTTGGCCTGGCTCTCGCGGTCGCGGTTTTCGGAAGCGTTGAGCGCGTCCTCGAGCGCCGCGATCTGGCGGCGCAGCGCGGAGATCTGCTGGTTCAAGAGCTCGACCTGGCTGCGCGCCTGAGCCGAAAGCTCCCTTTCGTTCGCAAGCGCGCCGGACAGCTCGCTCGCTTTGCCGCCCTCGGCGGAGGCGCGGGCGGCGTCGCCTTCGGCGGCGGCCTTCAGCCTGTCGCGCTCCGCCTCGATGGCGAGCAGGCTCGCGCGCAGATTGGCGGCGTCGTCCTTCGCGCTCCTTGCGCCGGAGCGTTCGAGCGCGAGCAGTTCGGTCAGCTCCGCGATCTGGGCGTTCAGCCGCGAGAGCGCGGTGTCCTTGCCTGTCACCTCGCGGCCGAGCAGGAACTGCGCGATCATGAAGACGGTCAGCAGGAAGATGATGACCAGCAGCAGCGTCGACAGCGCGTCGACGAAGCCCGGCCAGTAGTCGACCGCCCGGTAGCGGCGGCGGGAGCTCAGCGCCATGACGCAGGGGTCCCGGCGCGGCTGGATCGGCGCTCCCGGTCACCGGACTGCGTCATGCCCGAGCTTGTCTCGGGTATCCACGACTTGAGGCGGCGGCGCGAGCCCAAGTCGTGGATACCCGCGCAAAGGCGCGGGCATGACGGATCACGTTCGGCGCTGGCGGAAGTCAGACGATGAAGCTCAAAGCTCACGAGCGCGCCTTTTCCCGTTCGTCGAGCAGGCGCTCCAGCAGCGCCTTGATGTCCTGCTGCTGGTTGGACTGGCTCTCCACCCAGTCGCGGATCATCTGCTGCTCGGAGCGCATGTGCTTGACGAGGCCCTGGATGCCTTCCGCGAGATGCGCGGTCGCCTGGCTCGAGGCCTTGCCGGCGCCGCCTTCCGAGATCGACTTGTTCAGCTTCTCGATCGCCGCCGCGAGATCGGGCGAGGCGCCCGTCGTCTTGATCGCGGGACGGACCTCGTCATGGTGCTCGTCCGCCGCCGAGACCGCCGCCGCCAGCCAGTCCTCCAGCTCGTTGTGGAAGCGGTTCTGGGCCTGGCCCGCCTGCAGTTCGAGGAAGCCGAGCACCAGCGAGCCCGCGAGGCCGAACAGCGAGGCGGAGAACGAGGTGCCCATGCCGGCGAGCGGGCCGGCGAGGCCCGACTTCAGCTCCGCGAACAGCACGCCGGTGTCCTGCGTGCCGCCGCCCCCGAGCGAGGTGATGACGTTGGAGATCGACCCCACGGTCTCCAGCAGGCCCCAGAAGGTGCCGAGCAGGCCGAGGAAGACCAGGAGGCCGGTGAGATAGCGGCCGATCTCGCGGGCCTCGTCGAGGCGGGTGCCGATCGAATCGAGGATCGAGCGCATCAGCGCCGTGCCGATCGGCGCGCCGCTCGTGAGGCGGTCGCCGAGCAGCGAGGCCATCGGGGCGAGCAGCCGCGGCTCCTCGCGCAGCGCAAGGCCGGGTTCGGACATGCGGAAGTCATTGACCCAGCGCACCTCGGGGAACAGGCGCACGACCTGCCTAAAGGTCAGCAGGATGCCGATGAACAGCACCGCGAAGATCAGCGAGTTGAGGCCGGGATTGGCGAGAAACGCCTTCCTGATCTGGTCGTGCAGGACCAGCGCCACGAAACCCGACAGCGCAAGGAAGATCGACATCCGCAGCAGGAAGACCCTGGGCGACGAGAGCTTGTAGGGATCGAGCTCGGTAAACGACATGGCGACCGGAAGCTGAACGCGCGGAAACGTCGTTCATAGATCACGGTTTTGTCGCGACAAATAGTGTCGCGGCGCCACCGCTTCAGGTGATCAAGCCTTCACGAGCGTCAGCAGTTCCTTGTGGATCGCCTCGTTGCCGGCGACGATCGTGCCGCTGGTCAGCACGTTGTCCTGGCCCTGGATGTCGGTGACGAAGCCGCCGGCTTCCTTGATGAGCAGGATGCCGGCCGCGAGGTCCCAAGCCTTCAGGTTGCGCTCCCAATAGCCGTCCATGCGCCCGGACGCGACCATCGCGCAGTCGAGCGCGGCCGAGCCGAAGCGCCGGATGCCGGCGGCCTTCGCCTGCACCCGCGACAGCTCCTCGCGGAACTGGTCGTGGCCGGGCTTGCCGAGATGCGGCACGCCGGTCGCGATCACGGCGTCGTCCATCCTGCGGCGGGCGGCGACGCGCAGGCGCCGGTCGTTCATGAAGGCGCCGCCGCCGCGCTCGGCCGAATAGAGTTCGTCGGTGACGGGATTGAACACCACGCCGGCGACGATTTGGCCGGCGCGCTCCAGCCCGACAGAAATCGCGAACACGGGAATGCCGTGCAGGAAGTTGGTGGTGCCGTCGAGCGGGTCGACGATCCAGCGATGATCCGGGTCGGTGCCCTCGATCGCGCCGCCCTCTTCCATCAGGAAGCCGTAGCCAGGGCGCACGCGCGCGAGTTCGGCGTGCAGCACCTCTTCGGCGCGCTTGTCGGCGGCCGAGACGAAGTCGCCGGGCCCCTTCATCGAGACCTGCAGCTGCTCGACCTCGCCGAAGTCGCGCCTCAGCGAGCGGCCGGCCTTGGTGACGGCCTGGACCATGACCTGCATGACGGGGGAACGGGCCATTTTGCGCTTTCGGTTTCAGAGAAGGGCTGGACGTCGCCGTCCCCCTCTCCCGCTTGCGGGAGAGGGTAAGGGTGAGGGGCTGTCAGGATAAGGCGGCGCTGCGGACGCCCGCTCATCCTTACCTTCTCCCGCAAGCGGGCGAAGGGTCCTAATCGTCGCGCCTAGTACGGCACGCCGTCGGCGCGCTTCGCCTTCAGCGCCTCGGCATACCATTCGACTTCCCTGGCGAACTTGTCGAAGCGCTTAGCGAAGCCCTCGTCTTTCGGCGCGCCGCGCTCGTCGAAGGCTTGGCCAATGCGGCCGACCGAAAAGATCGACGGGATCGACGGCATGCCAAGTTCGCCGAGCATCATACGGAGCTGCATCGCGGCGCGGACGCCCGCGAAGCCGCCCGCCGAATAGCTGACGATCGCGGACGGGCGCCAGAAATACTCTTCGAGGAAGTGGTCGAGCAGGTTCGACAGCGCCGGCGGGATCGAATGATTGTACTCGCCCGAGACGATCACGAAGCCGTCCGCGGCCTTGAAGAGGCTCGCGAGCTCCTCGAGCGCCGGCGGGGCGTCGCCCTTGTATTCCTTGTACATCCGATCGAGCAGCGGCAACCGGCGCTCCAGCGGATCGACCAGCGGCGCGTCATGTCCGCGCTTGCGCAGCTCCGCCGCGAGATGTTCCGCGAGTTTTATGCCCTGCCGTCCGGTGCGCACCGAGCCGTAGATGACGGGCAGGAGGAGGGGCATGGGGGCGCTCGCTCTATCCTTCTCCCCTTGAGGAAGAAGGTGGCCGCCGCGGAGCGGCGGTCGGATGAGGGGTGACGGCGGCGCCAAGTCCGATGAGGGCGCCGCCGTCACCCCTCACCCTAACCCTCTCCCTCAAGGGGAGAGGGAATAGCGTTTCAATCCGCGCGGCGGAGATAGGTCACTTCGTTGGTGTCGACCACGATGCGCTCGCCGGACCCGATGAAGGGCGGCACCAGCACGCGCAGGCCGTTCTCGAGCTTCGCCGGCTTGTAGGAGGAGGCGGCCGTCTGGCCCTTCACGACCGGATCGGCCTCGACGATCTCGAGGATCACCTGGTCGGGCAGCTTCACGCCGATCGGGCGCTCCTCGTGCATCTCGACCGTCACGGTCATGCCGTCCTGCAGGAAGGCGGCGCGCTCGCCGATGAAGTCGGTCGCGAGCGTGATCTGCTCGTAGGTGGACGTGTCCATGAAGACGAGGTCGGTGCCCTCGGCGTAGAGGAACTGGAAGTCCTTCTGCTCCAGGCGCACCCGCTCGACCGTCTCGTCGGCGCGGAAGCGCTCGTTGAGCTTGCGGCCGTCGATCAGGTTCTTCAGCTCGACCTGGTTGAAGGCGCCGCCCTTGCCGGGCTTCACGGCGTTGGTCTTCACCGCGGCCCACAGGCCGCCCTGGTGCTCGACGACCATGCCGGGGGTGATCTGGTTGCCGTTGATCTTCATGGAGTTCGAAACTTTCGGTGCGCGGAGCGTGCGGGCGCTCGTTTGCCCGTCGCGCGGCCCCGCGTCAAGGTTTGCGCCCGCCGGCGGCTATTGCTGGGACGTCGAGGCCGAGGTTTCGCCACCAGACGTCATCGCCGCCTGGCTGACGCGGGGTACCGGGCCGAACTGCTGGGTCCAGCGCGCGGTGAGTTCGTCGGCGGCCTTGCGGTCGTCCGGGTTGAGCGTGCCGACATAGCCTTCGAGCCATGGATCTTTCAGCCCCTGCGCGGAGGCGAGCCTGTGCCAGGCGGCGGCCTTGGCCGGGTCGCGCTCGACGCCGCGGCCATAGGCGTAGAGCCGCGCGAGGCGGTTCTGGGCGATGGCGTTGCCGCGGTCGGCGGCCCGGCGGAACAGGCGCGCGGCCTCGGCCTCGTTTTTCACCGTCCCGGCGCCGTTGAACAGCACGATGGCGTATTCGACGAGGCCGGCGACGTCGTCCTGTTCGGCCGCGCGGCGCAGCCATTCGACCGCCGCCGTCGGATCCTTCTCGACGCCGCGGCCCTGCCGCAGAAGCACCGCATAGGCGTATTGCGCGGCCGCTTCGCCGAGCTCCGCCGCCCGCTTCATGCGCCGCGCGGCGACCGCCGCGTCCTGAGGTTTCGAGGCCGTCTGGAGCTGGAGCAGCGCGTGATTGTAGAGCGCCTCCGGCTCATTCATCTCGCCGGCCTTCTCGAACAGCGCGACCGCGGCCTTTTCGTCCTTCTTGGAGCCGAAGCCGTCGAGCCTTGCGAGCGCGAGCGCCGTCATGGCGCGCGGGTCGCCGGCTTCGGAAGCGCGCGCGTACCACTTCACCGCCTCCTGCGGATTGCGCGGCACGCCGTAGCCGTTGGCGTAAAGCTCGCCCAGCAGCGTCATCGCGGCGGAACTTGGCGGCTTGCCCTCGGCGCGCTTCTGCGCCTCCGCGAAGGCGGTCTGGTAGAGGCCGCGCTGGAACGCGCCGAAGGCGACGTCGGCGTTGGGATCGACCGGCTGCTCGGGGGCGCGCGCCCGTTCCGGCTCGCGCGCCGGCGCTTCCGGAGCGGACGGCTCCATCATGTCGCGGAAGCTCGGGATCGGCAGATAGGGTTCGGTCCCGCCCGGGCCGGCGGGTCCCTCGGGTCCGGCGGCGTGGCCCGCCACGACAGACGCCAGCAGGCCAAGCGCAGCCAGGATCAGGCGAGACGTCACGGGACGGGCGCCCTGGCGAGCGACAGCATCGCGCTTGCGGCCGCGACCGCGACGGCCGAGCCCGTCTCGTGGCGCCACACGGCGTCGCCGAGCAGCGCGAATTCGACGTTCAGGCTCGCCAGCGCCGCGACGTCGTCGATGCGCTCCGCAAATCCAACGCACGGCGTCTCGAAGATCGGCACCCACCACGCGACGCGTTCCAGCGTCGCCTCGAAGGCGCGTCCGCCTCTGTCCTCGCCGAACACGACATAGTCGGCGCCGGTCTCGCCGACCGCCATCGCCTCGTCGCGCGAGGCGAGCGGACCGCATCCGACGATCTTCTCGGGCCGGAAGCGCGCGACCGCCTCGATCGCGGATGCGGCGGTCCCGGCATGGAGCCCGTCCGCGCCGGACTTGCCGACGAGGTCCTCGACGTCGTCGCCCGCGAGCAGCGCGGCCGCGCCCTCCGACTGGGCGGTCGCGACCAGCGCCTTGGCGCGCGCGAGGCGGACGCGCTCGGGCGCCGGCGCGAGGCGGATGACGACCGCCGCGACGTCGCCCGCGCCGAGCGCCTGCTCGAAGCTCGCCTCGAAGGCGTCGATGTCGTCGAGCACCGGCGTGATGAGCATCAGCCGCGTGACGGGCGTGTCGGCCATGGCGGAACTGCTTCGCGTGAGAGGATCGGCGACTGTGTCACGCCACGAGGTGGCGAAAGCAGGGCGAGGGCGGCTCAGGCGGCGTCATCCCGGCCGAAGCCGAAGGCGCAGAGCCGGGATCGCATGCAGGATTGCGCGCCTTGTCCGGAAGGCGATCCCGGATCGGCGCTGAGGCGCCGTCCGGGATGACGTCAGTCGCAGCCTTACGGGGCGGCCTTGTAGACCTCGATGATCCGGTCGAGCAGCTTGATGGCCTCGTCGCGCGGGCGCTGGAAGGCGTTGCGGCCCATGATCGAGCCGAAGCCGCCGCCCGCCGCGATCTGCTTGATCTCGTCGACCACCGCGTCGGCGCTGTCCTTGGCCTCGCCGCCCGAGAAGATCACGATGCGGCGGCCGTTGAAGCAGCTCTTCACCACGTCGCTGATGCGGTCCGACAGCGTGCCGAGCTCGATCTTGCCCTTGTCGTAGGCCTTCTTGGCGGCCGAGAGCGCGATCTTGTCCGACGGCGGCTTCACCTTGATGATGTGCGCGCCCATCAGCGTCGCGATATGCGCCGCATAGGCGATGACGTCGGCCGAGGTCTCGCCGGCCTTGTCGAGCTCGCCGCCGCGGGCGTACGACCACACCACGACCGCAAGGCCGACCGACTTCGCTTCGTTGGCGAGCTCGCGCAGCTCCTCCATCTGGTCATAGGCCTGGTCGGAGCCCGGATAGATCGTGAAGCCGATCGCCGAGCAGCCGAGACGCACCGCGTCCGAGACGGAAGCCGTGACCGCCTGGTCGGCGTCCTCGTTGAGGCGCGACAGCGAGTTCGCGCTGTTCATCTTGAGGATGGTCGGAATCTGGCCCGCGAAGGTGTCGGCGCCCGCCTCCAGCATGCCGATCGGCGCGGCGTAGGCGTTGAGCCCGGCGTCGATCGCCAGCTGGTAGTGGTAGTGCGGGTCGTAGGCCGCGGGGTTGACCGAGAACGAGCGGGCCGGGCCGTGCTCGAAGCCCTGGTCGACGGGGAGTATGACCAGCTTGCCGGTGCCGGCGAGCTTGCCGGTCATCAGCAGGCGATAGATGTTGCCCTTCGTGCCCGGATTGTCGCTTTCGTACCAGGACAGGATTTCGCGCACGCGCGGGGTGATCGAGACGCGGCTGGCGGCGGTTATCGGGGTCGCGACGTTCATGGTCCTCTCGGAGGTCCTCTTCTAGATCCTGGAAGCCTTATAGGCCCTGACGACGAACTTGTCGCGACGCTAAGCGCGTCGCGCCGCTCAGTCGGCGGACTTGGTCAACGCCGCGACGCCCGGCAGCTCCTTGCCCTCGAGCCATTCGAGGAAAGCGCCGCCGGCGGTCGAGACATACGAAAACTTGTCCGCGACGCCCGCATGGTTGAGCGCCGCGACCGTGTCGCCGCCGCCCGCGACCGACAGCAGCTTGCCGGCCTCGGTCAGCTCCGCTGCCTTGCGGGCCGCCGCCACCGTGCCTTTGTCGAACGGCTCGATCTCGAAGGCCCCGAACGGGCCGTTCCAGACCAGCGTCTTCGCCTGCTCGAACACGCCGGCGACTTCCGTGATGGCGTCAGGGCCGATGTCGAGCATCATCTCGTCGGCGCCGATCCCGTCGACAGCGGCGACGCGGTTCTCGGCGTTCGCCTTGAACTCCTTCGCCAGCCGCCCGTCTCCCGGCAGCACGATGGCGCAGCCGGCGGCCTTCGCCTTGACGCAGATGTCCTTCGCCGTCTCCAGCAGGTCGCGCTCGCAGAGCGATTTGCCGACGTCGAGCCCTTTGGCCGCGAGGAAGGTGTTGGCCATGCCGCCGCCGATCACGAGGTAGTCGACCTTGGAGACGAGGTTGCCGAGCAGGTCGAGCTTGGTCGAGACTTTTGCGCCGCCGACGACCGCCACGACCGGCCGCTCCGGCTCGGACAGCGCCTTGGACAGCGCGTCGAGCTCCGCCTGCATGGAGCGTCCCGCGAAGGCGGGCAGCAGCCGCGCGATTCCCTCGGTCGAGCCATGGGCGCGGTGCGCCGTCGAGAAGGCGTCGTTGACATAGACGTCGCCGAGCTTCGCGAGTTCTGCGGCGAAGGCCGGGTCGTTCTTCTCCTCGCCGGCGTGAAAGCGGGTGTTCTCGAGCAGCAGCACGTCGCCGGGGGTGAGCTTCGCGACAGCGGCTTCCGCGACTTCGCCGACGCAATCGTCGGCGAACTGCACATCCTGCATCAGCACCTTTTCGAGCGCCGGTACCACGACCTTGAGCGACTGGCTCTCGTCGCGCTTGCCCTTCGGGCGGCCGAAATGCGCGAGCAGGATGGTCTTGGCGCCCTTCTGGGCGAGCTCCTGGATGGTCGGGGCGATCGCTCTCAGCCGCGTGTCGTCCGTGACCCGACCGCCGTCCATCGGCACGTTGAGGTCGACGCGCACCAGCACGCGCTTGCCGGCGACCATGACGTCGTCGAGGGTCTTGAAGGCCATCAGAGCACCCGGGTGAAGAGGCTGGGATAGTCGGTCACGAACCCGTCGTCGTCGATCGCGAGTTCGGCTTCGAAAGAGCGGTCCGAGGCTTGATAGAGAAAGCGCCGGCCCGGCTCAAGGCAGGCATAAGTCTGCCCGTCCGGCGCCGGCTCGAACGTGTCGAACGGGATGTAGGCCATCTTCAGTTCCGCGCGCTCGCCCTTCGACCAGATGCGGCGGCGGATCGGCAGCGTGTTGGTGAAGGGCGTGCCGGCGAGATCGACGTCGACGCAGCCGGCGAGCGCGGGGAGGGGCTCGCCGTTCCCGGTCGCCCAATGGCCTTTGCCGTCGGTGAGCAGATGCAGGCCGCGCCCGTCCGCAGCCCCGATCGCGACCTCGCGCACGCCCCAGCCATGGGTCATGTCGATCCGGTAGTAGACGCCGTAAGGTGTCCCGCCCCGCGAACCGACGACGGCTCCGCGCGCGACCAGCCGGTCCTGCGCAACCTCGATCGTGACGTGGTCGAGACCGCCGTCCGTTTCGAGCGAACGCCAGCGGGCGGTGAGGGGGCGGGGAGGGCGAAAGGCGGTCATGCAAATCGAATCTCAAGCTGCGAGCGACGTTGTAGCGGTTTCCTCGATCGCTACGAATCCGCGACCGTTGCTCGGCCGATTCGATGAAAATTGGTTGCGCTACAACCCCCCGGACATTGCCTTGATCGCGGTGTACACTTATTGTGTATCCGTCGATGGCTGGATGGCAATCGATGCGCGCCTCGGATGAGGCAAACACTGTCTTCGGATGAAGCAGTGGTCAAACTAAGGGATTTTAGCATGAGAACAATCAGCCTACTTAGAAGGAGACTTACATGGAATTCGAGTGGAACGAGCGGAAGCGCGAGAAAAATCTCCGTGATCACAAGGTCGATTTCATCGATGCCGCTCTAATATTCGAAAATCAACATTTCTCTAAAATTGATGACCGAGAGGACTACGGCGAAGAGCGTTGGGTGTCTCTCGGTATGGTCGACGGTCAAGTGTATGTGGTCGTTCATACCGAGAGAGATGGAGTTACGCGTATTATCTCGGCATGGAAAGGAAGTACGAATGAACGAGAAAGCTATTACGCGCGCGTCTTTGGCGGATGTTCGGATCCGTAAAGAACGGGGCGAGAGCCAAACCAGCCCGAACGCGCCAGAGCGCGAGGCGTTTGAGCGAGGTTTCTGGGATAAGGCTGAAATGCGCGTTGGAAAAGGTGGGATTCAGTCAGTCCATTTGAAGCTCGAAAAAGAAGTTTTCGAGTTTTTCAAAGAGCGTGGCAAAGGCCACATCAGCCGTATGCAAGAGGTTCTGAAAGCCTATGCGCATGCGCACAAATAATACGCGGACGGCGTATCGCCGCCCGCGCGAGTCTTGACGACACCGAAACTCAGAGCAGCTTCGCGATCGCGACCGCCGTGTCCGACATGCGGGACGAGAAGCCCCATTCGTTGTCGTACCAGCTCATCACTCGCACGAAGTTGCCTTCAAGCACCTTGGTCTGGTCGAGCGCGAAGCTCGACGAGTGCGGGTTGTGGTTGAAGTCCGACGAGACCAGCGGGGCGTCGACGACGTCGAGAATCCCCTTCAGCGGGCCGGCCGCGGCGGCCTTGATGGCGTCGTTGACTTCCTCGACCGTGGTCGGGCGCTTGGCCACGAACTTGAGGTCGACGACCGACACGTTCGGGGTCGGAACGCGGATCGCCACGCCGTCGAGCTTGCCCTTCAGTTCCGGCAGCACGAGGCCGACCGCCTTGGCGGCGCCCGTCGAGGTCGGGATCATCGACAGCGCCGCCGCGCGGCCGCGATAGAGATCCTTGTGCATGGTGTCGAGCGTCGGCTGGTCGCCCGTGTAGGAGTGGATCGTCGTCATGAAGCCGTGCTCGATGCCGATGGCGTCGTTCAAGACCTTCGCGACCGGCGCGAGGCAGTTGGTCGTGCAGGAGGCGTTCGAGACGATGACGTGGTCCTTGGTCAGCTTGTCCTCGTTCACGCCGAACACGACGGTGAGGTCGACGCCGTCGCCCGGGGCCGAGATGATGACGCGCTTGGCGCCGGCCGTCAGATGCGCCGAGGCCTTCTCCTTGGACGTGAAGATGCCCGTGCATTCGAGCGCGATGTCGACGCCGAGTTCCTTGTGCGGCAGCTCGGCCGGGTTGCGCACAGCGGTCGCCTTGATGTCGCCGTGGCCCGCGACCGTGATGACGTCGCCGTTGACGGTGACCTCGGCCGGGAAGCGGCCATGCACGCTGTCGTAGCGCAGCAGGTGGGCGTTGGTCTCGACCGGCCCGAGGTCGTTGATGGCGACGACCTGGATGTCCTTGCGTCCGGACTCCACGATCGCCCGGAGCACCAGGCGCCCGATGCGTCCAAACCCGTTGATCGCGACCTTCACAGCCATTGTCGTCAGTTCCTCTCGTCAGCGCCCCTCAGGCGGCGCGGATATAGGCATCCCAGCGCCGTTCCGCCCGTCGATGCGGGCGGTTGGGCGTCCTATAGGGCGAAACGCCCGCAAAATGCGCATGAAATTTCGTCGTAAGCGCCATTCAGGAAACTGACGACGACATCTCCTTCGCGAGCGCCACGACGGCGTCCGCCGTGATGCCGAACTTCTCGTAGACCTGCTTGTACGGCCCGCTGTCGCCGAAGCTCGACATGCCGACGAAGCCGCCGTCGGAGCCGACGATCGCGTCCCAGCCCTGCCGGATCGCGGCCTCGACCGCGATCTTGACCGGCGCCGTGCCGATCACTTCCGCGCGATAGGCGCCGCTCTGGTCGGCGAACAGGTCGTAGCACGGGACCGAGACGACGCGGGTCGGGATGCCGGCGGCGTCGAGAGCGGCCTTCGCCTCGACCGCGAGACTGACCTCGGAGCCCGATGCGAACAGGCTGACGACCGGCGTTCCTTCGGCGGCAGCGATTTCATAGGCGCCCTTGGCGGTGAGGTTCTCGCCGGCGTCTTTCAGGCGAAGCTGCGGCAGGTTCTGGCGGGTGAGCGCGAAGATCGACGGGCGCTTGAGGCTCCCGACCGCGACCTCCCAGGCTTCCGCGGTCTCGATGCCGTCGCAGGGACGGAACAGGTTGAGGTTCGGGATCGCGCGCAGCGCCGCCAGATGCTCGACCGGCTGATGGGTCGGGCCGTCCTCGCCGACGCCGATCGAATCGTGGGTGAACACCTGGATGACGCGGATGCCCATCAGCGCCGCGAGGCGCAGCGGCGGGCGGCAGTAGTCGGCGAAGACGAGGAAGGTCGAGCCGACCGGCAGAATGCCGCCATGGATCGCCATGCCGTTGATGGCGCCCGCCATGCCGTGCTCGCGGATGCCCCAATGCATGAAGGAGCCGGCATAGTCGTCCGGCGTGATGACCTTCATGTTCTTGGTCAGCGTGTTGTTCGACGGGGTGAGGTCGGCCGAGCCCGAGACCAGCTCCGGCAGCTCGCCCTTCACGACGGTGAGCGCCGCTTCGCCGGCCTTGCGGGTCGCGAGTTCTTTCGGCTCGGCGTAGAGCTTGGCCTTGTAGTCGGCCATCGCCTTCGCAAAGCCTTCCGGCAGGTCGCCGTGCAGGCGCCGCTCCAGATCCTTGCGGACGCCGTCGTCGAGCGCGTCGAAACGCTTCTCCCACGCCTTGCGCTCGGACTGCCCACGCTTGCCGGCGTCGAGCCAGGCGGAGCGCAGGTCGTCCGGCACCTCGAACGCCGGATACTCCCAGCCGAGCTCCTTGCGGGCGGCCGCGACCTCTTCGGCGCCGAGCGCCGAGCCGTGCACCTTCTCGGTGCCCTGCTTGTTCGGGGCGCCGAAGCCGATGATGGTCTTGCAGGCGATCAGGGTCGGCTTGTCAGAGCCTTCGGTCGCCTTGATGGCGGCCTCGATGGCGGCGGCGTCATGGCCGTCGACATGCACCGCGTCCCAGCCGCAGGCCTTGAAGCGCGCGACCTGATCGACTGAGTCCGACAGCGAGGTGTGGCCGTCGATCGAGATGCCGTTGTCGTCCCACAGGAACACGAGCTTGTTGAGCTTGTAGTGGCCCGCGATCGCGATCGCTTCCTGAGAGATGCCCTCCATCAGGTCGCCATCGGAGCAGAGCGCGAAGGTGCGGTGGTCGAACACGGTCGGGTATTCGGCGGCGAGGATGCGCTCGGCGAGCGCGAGGCCGACGGCGTTCGAGATGCCGGCGCCGAGCGGGCCCGTGGTGGTCTCGACGCTCTCGGTGTGTCCGCGCTCCGGATGGCCTGGGGTCTTCGATCCGATCTGCCGGAAATTCTTCAGCTGGTCGATCGTCATCTCCTTCGAACCGGTGAGGTGCAGGAGCGAGTAGAGCAGCATCGAGCCGTGGCCGGCCGAGAGCACGAAACGGTCGCGGTCGATCCAGTGCGGGTCGGTCGCGTCGTATTTCAGGATCTTCGTGAACAGCACCGTCGCGACGTCGGCCATGCCCATCGGCATGCCGGGATGGCCGGAATTCGCCTTCTCGACGGCGTCCATGGAGAGAGCGCGGATCGCGTTCGCCATCCGGCGGATCGTGG
Protein-coding sequences here:
- a CDS encoding inositol monophosphatase family protein — its product is MARSPVMQVMVQAVTKAGRSLRRDFGEVEQLQVSMKGPGDFVSAADKRAEEVLHAELARVRPGYGFLMEEGGAIEGTDPDHRWIVDPLDGTTNFLHGIPVFAISVGLERAGQIVAGVVFNPVTDELYSAERGGGAFMNDRRLRVAARRRMDDAVIATGVPHLGKPGHDQFREELSRVQAKAAGIRRFGSAALDCAMVASGRMDGYWERNLKAWDLAAGILLIKEAGGFVTDIQGQDNVLTSGTIVAGNEAIHKELLTLVKA
- a CDS encoding class I fructose-bisphosphate aldolase, with the translated sequence MNVATPITAASRVSITPRVREILSWYESDNPGTKGNIYRLLMTGKLAGTGKLVILPVDQGFEHGPARSFSVNPAAYDPHYHYQLAIDAGLNAYAAPIGMLEAGADTFAGQIPTILKMNSANSLSRLNEDADQAVTASVSDAVRLGCSAIGFTIYPGSDQAYDQMEELRELANEAKSVGLAVVVWSYARGGELDKAGETSADVIAYAAHIATLMGAHIIKVKPPSDKIALSAAKKAYDKGKIELGTLSDRISDVVKSCFNGRRIVIFSGGEAKDSADAVVDEIKQIAAGGGFGSIMGRNAFQRPRDEAIKLLDRIIEVYKAAP
- the efp gene encoding elongation factor P, producing MKINGNQITPGMVVEHQGGLWAAVKTNAVKPGKGGAFNQVELKNLIDGRKLNERFRADETVERVRLEQKDFQFLYAEGTDLVFMDTSTYEQITLATDFIGERAAFLQDGMTVTVEMHEERPIGVKLPDQVILEIVEADPVVKGQTAASSYKPAKLENGLRVLVPPFIGSGERIVVDTNEVTYLRRAD
- a CDS encoding tetratricopeptide repeat protein yields the protein MTSRLILAALGLLASVVAGHAAGPEGPAGPGGTEPYLPIPSFRDMMEPSAPEAPAREPERARAPEQPVDPNADVAFGAFQRGLYQTAFAEAQKRAEGKPPSSAAMTLLGELYANGYGVPRNPQEAVKWYARASEAGDPRAMTALALARLDGFGSKKDEKAAVALFEKAGEMNEPEALYNHALLQLQTASKPQDAAVAARRMKRAAELGEAAAQYAYAVLLRQGRGVEKDPTAAVEWLRRAAEQDDVAGLVEYAIVLFNGAGTVKNEAEAARLFRRAADRGNAIAQNRLARLYAYGRGVERDPAKAAAWHRLASAQGLKDPWLEGYVGTLNPDDRKAADELTARWTQQFGPVPRVSQAAMTSGGETSASTSQQ
- a CDS encoding thiamine phosphate synthase, which produces MADTPVTRLMLITPVLDDIDAFEASFEQALGAGDVAAVVIRLAPAPERVRLARAKALVATAQSEGAAALLAGDDVEDLVGKSGADGLHAGTAASAIEAVARFRPEKIVGCGPLASRDEAMAVGETGADYVVFGEDRGGRAFEATLERVAWWVPIFETPCVGFAERIDDVAALASLNVEFALLGDAVWRHETGSAVAVAAASAMLSLARAPVP
- a CDS encoding NAD(P)H-dependent oxidoreductase; protein product: MPLLLPVIYGSVRTGRQGIKLAEHLAAELRKRGHDAPLVDPLERRLPLLDRMYKEYKGDAPPALEELASLFKAADGFVIVSGEYNHSIPPALSNLLDHFLEEYFWRPSAIVSYSAGGFAGVRAAMQLRMMLGELGMPSIPSIFSVGRIGQAFDERGAPKDEGFAKRFDKFAREVEWYAEALKAKRADGVPY
- a CDS encoding peptidoglycan -binding protein, whose product is MALSSRRRYRAVDYWPGFVDALSTLLLVIIFLLTVFMIAQFLLGREVTGKDTALSRLNAQIAELTELLALERSGARSAKDDAANLRASLLAIEAERDRLKAAAEGDAARASAEGGKASELSGALANERELSAQARSQVELLNQQISALRRQIAALEDALNASENRDRESQAKIADLGSRLNVALAQRVQELNRYRSDFFGRLRQILADRPGVTVVGDRFVFQSELLFDAGKDELSDLAKPELDKLATALIQLTKDIPPDINWVMRVDGHTDVRPVRGAFSSNWQLSAARAIAVVQYLVSKGVPPQRLLAAGFGEFQPIDTAETEDAYRKNRRIELKLTER